A stretch of Kaistella flava (ex Peng et al. 2021) DNA encodes these proteins:
- a CDS encoding DUF5687 family protein, whose product MYSRLIQFEFKNFIRNPQFGANLGMKILMFFGMAYFSFAFAAMPFLLYFFATDQLHTDPILLFSKYFIYYWAFDLLIRYFMQQMPTQNIKPFLTLGITKKKLVNYTILKILFNFFNWGNLLFLLPFAGLLIFDGGYSIIHVLMFTIGIFAVFYFNNFLNILLNGKDIIVISVFGLMAIFGGLEYFKIIELSKYSQIIFYSFYEYIGAFLIPVILAIAVAYLAYQEIYKNFYLDKGLELKVAEGKTENIAFLNKYGVMGTFINNDIRLLKRSKAAKSALTMSIFFLFYGLLTFTKGYENSFMQLFTGIFITGGFMLMFGQRVPSWDSSYYPLMMTSNVPYKEYLKGKWSLIVIGIFISIILSSAYLLVSWEFYLTVLAAGLYNLGVNSYITLLAGAFNKKPIDLNSKSKSFGGGGNNFNMKIMLLMLPQMILPMGVFAVAKYFFGIYPAVGSLAILGIIGFLIRDKIFDIIVKVYKTQKYSTLESFKKA is encoded by the coding sequence ATGTACAGCAGACTCATTCAATTCGAATTCAAAAATTTTATACGGAATCCGCAATTCGGCGCCAACCTGGGAATGAAAATTCTGATGTTCTTCGGAATGGCTTATTTCAGTTTTGCATTTGCAGCAATGCCTTTCCTGCTCTACTTTTTCGCTACAGACCAATTACATACAGATCCCATTCTGCTTTTCAGTAAATATTTTATTTACTACTGGGCTTTCGATTTGCTGATTCGTTATTTTATGCAGCAAATGCCGACTCAGAATATCAAACCATTTCTGACTTTAGGAATTACGAAGAAAAAACTGGTCAATTATACCATATTGAAAATCCTTTTTAACTTCTTCAATTGGGGAAACTTGTTGTTCCTTCTTCCCTTTGCCGGCCTGCTTATTTTCGATGGTGGCTACTCCATCATTCACGTACTTATGTTTACGATCGGAATTTTTGCCGTCTTCTATTTTAATAATTTCCTGAATATTTTATTGAATGGAAAAGATATCATTGTGATTTCAGTTTTTGGATTAATGGCCATTTTCGGAGGATTAGAATATTTTAAGATCATTGAACTTTCAAAATACTCACAGATTATCTTCTATAGTTTTTACGAATATATCGGCGCCTTTTTAATCCCGGTTATTCTGGCAATCGCCGTGGCTTATCTTGCTTACCAGGAAATTTATAAAAACTTCTATTTAGATAAAGGACTTGAATTAAAAGTTGCGGAAGGGAAAACTGAAAATATCGCATTTTTAAATAAATACGGTGTCATGGGAACTTTCATCAATAATGATATTCGTTTGTTGAAAAGAAGTAAAGCGGCAAAATCTGCTTTAACGATGAGCATCTTCTTTCTATTTTACGGTTTATTGACTTTCACAAAAGGGTACGAAAACAGTTTTATGCAACTCTTCACCGGGATTTTTATCACGGGCGGATTTATGTTGATGTTCGGGCAAAGAGTTCCAAGTTGGGACAGTTCGTATTATCCGTTGATGATGACTTCCAATGTTCCGTATAAAGAATATTTGAAAGGAAAATGGTCACTGATTGTGATCGGAATTTTCATTTCTATCATTTTATCTTCCGCTTATCTTTTAGTGAGTTGGGAATTTTACCTCACCGTTCTTGCGGCAGGATTATATAATTTGGGCGTCAACTCTTATATCACGCTTTTGGCTGGAGCTTTTAATAAAAAACCAATTGATCTGAATTCGAAAAGCAAATCTTTCGGTGGCGGCGGAAATAATTTCAATATGAAAATTATGCTGTTAATGCTTCCTCAAATGATTTTACCAATGGGCGTTTTTGCCGTTGCTAAATATTTTTTCGGAATTTATCCGGCGGTTGGGAGTTTAGCCATTTTGGGAATTATCGGCTTTTTGATTAGAGATAAAATCTTCGACATCATTGTTAAAGTCTATAAAACCCAGAAATATTCCACACTTGAATCCTTTAAAAAAGCCTAA
- a CDS encoding outer membrane beta-barrel protein codes for MINKIIMMGLVCLFTSSSIYAQKTLTINLPSKKETEISPVVKEKVEEYATKINTIIQEEKTLMEAELKILQTKNLDKADFDQQKTEISNRYAEKIDQKIEDLGFDLDAVIQKQVRYSLLNTDVTSEADLRASLLKKFRATSNFSGYFTYGIMMLNNNLADNDLDKNIGYNSNLEVGLKFNHQFSRTSPWGLISGVGFSWRTVRLDNNMIFAKDGNGNVSIENYGGNTAKSKLRTGYLMVPLGLQYNFSKLKNVGMDIQYRSYSDGFRIAANMYGGVQMSTNNIVRGNGDDFRNRSNYQVNPFIYGGQVTFSYNSLSLFVKKDLSNYFKDGHFPNDKALVIGLGLGL; via the coding sequence ATGATCAATAAAATTATCATGATGGGCTTGGTATGTCTTTTCACCTCCTCTTCAATTTACGCACAAAAAACATTAACAATTAATCTACCTTCTAAAAAAGAAACCGAGATAAGTCCGGTGGTCAAAGAGAAAGTAGAAGAGTATGCGACAAAAATCAATACGATTATTCAGGAAGAAAAAACATTAATGGAAGCCGAGCTCAAAATTCTTCAAACTAAAAACTTAGACAAAGCTGACTTTGATCAACAAAAAACAGAAATATCTAATCGGTATGCAGAAAAAATCGATCAGAAAATTGAAGATTTAGGATTTGATCTTGATGCCGTTATTCAAAAACAGGTAAGATATTCTTTACTAAATACGGATGTTACGTCGGAGGCGGATTTAAGAGCGAGTTTGCTGAAGAAATTTCGCGCTACCAGCAACTTCTCAGGATATTTCACTTACGGTATTATGATGCTTAACAATAATTTAGCTGACAATGATTTGGATAAAAACATTGGTTACAACAGCAATCTGGAAGTTGGTTTAAAATTTAATCATCAGTTTAGCAGAACGAGTCCGTGGGGTTTAATTTCGGGTGTAGGATTTTCCTGGAGAACCGTTCGTCTGGACAATAATATGATTTTCGCGAAAGACGGTAATGGAAACGTTTCTATAGAAAACTATGGCGGTAATACTGCTAAAAGTAAATTGAGAACGGGTTATCTAATGGTTCCGTTAGGTTTACAATACAATTTTTCTAAACTGAAAAATGTCGGAATGGATATCCAATACAGAAGTTATTCTGACGGATTTAGAATTGCTGCCAATATGTACGGCGGTGTTCAAATGTCGACCAATAATATTGTACGGGGAAACGGTGATGATTTCAGAAACAGATCAAATTATCAGGTTAATCCTTTTATTTACGGAGGTCAAGTTACTTTCTCTTATAATAGTCTTAGTCTTTTCGTTAAGAAAGATCTTAGCAATTATTTTAAAGATGGTCATTTCCCGAATGATAAAGCTTTGGTAATTGGTTTGGGTCTTGGGTTATAA
- the coaBC gene encoding bifunctional phosphopantothenoylcysteine decarboxylase/phosphopantothenate--cysteine ligase CoaBC: protein MKLQGKKILICISGGIAAYKINYLIRDFIKKGAEVQVLMTPSAEHFVSKLTLSTLSKNPVYSDFYSENGTWNNHVELALWADVILMAPCTANTLSKMVHGMCDNLVLATYMSAKCPVFIAPAMDLDMYQHPSTKQNLELAEDFGHHIIPAEDGELASGLIGQGRMAEPESISQIIEDFFNSNKNLEGKTVLITAGPTYEAIDPVRFIGNHSSGKMGFSIAEEAANRGAKVILISGPSSEKSNHQNIELHRVTSAKEMFAKVFEYYENTDIAIASAAVADYAPKEIAQEKIKKNDDSLTIELVKNPDILKTMGERKTKQFLVGFALETQNEEENAKGKLQKKNLDMIVLNSLRDEGAGFKGATNKIKIITESSLTEFALKSKEDVAKDLLNFIEEQISK, encoded by the coding sequence ATGAAACTTCAAGGTAAGAAAATCCTCATCTGTATTTCCGGCGGAATCGCTGCATACAAAATCAATTACCTCATCAGAGATTTCATAAAAAAGGGTGCGGAAGTTCAAGTTTTAATGACACCTTCTGCAGAACATTTTGTTTCGAAACTCACGCTTTCTACGCTTTCTAAAAATCCAGTTTACAGTGATTTCTATTCTGAAAATGGCACTTGGAATAACCATGTAGAATTGGCACTTTGGGCCGATGTTATTTTAATGGCTCCCTGCACCGCGAATACTTTATCAAAGATGGTTCACGGAATGTGCGATAACCTAGTTTTGGCAACTTATATGTCGGCGAAATGTCCGGTATTTATTGCGCCAGCGATGGATTTGGATATGTATCAACATCCTTCAACAAAACAGAATTTAGAATTGGCTGAAGATTTCGGACATCATATTATTCCTGCTGAAGATGGTGAATTAGCCAGCGGATTAATTGGACAGGGAAGAATGGCAGAACCGGAAAGCATTTCTCAAATCATTGAAGACTTTTTTAATTCAAATAAAAATTTAGAAGGAAAAACCGTTCTTATTACGGCAGGACCAACTTATGAAGCAATTGATCCCGTTCGATTTATTGGAAATCACTCTTCCGGAAAAATGGGTTTTTCAATTGCAGAAGAAGCCGCCAACCGAGGCGCGAAAGTAATTCTTATTTCTGGACCGAGTTCTGAAAAATCCAATCATCAAAACATAGAACTTCACCGAGTTACTTCGGCTAAGGAAATGTTTGCTAAAGTTTTTGAATATTACGAAAATACAGATATTGCAATTGCAAGCGCTGCCGTGGCAGATTACGCTCCGAAAGAAATTGCCCAAGAAAAAATCAAAAAAAATGATGATTCTTTAACGATTGAATTAGTGAAAAATCCAGATATTTTGAAAACCATGGGCGAACGAAAAACCAAACAATTTTTAGTTGGTTTTGCTTTGGAAACTCAAAATGAAGAAGAAAATGCGAAAGGAAAACTTCAGAAAAAAAATCTCGATATGATTGTTCTTAATTCTCTTCGTGATGAAGGAGCTGGTTTTAAAGGAGCCACCAATAAAATTAAAATAATTACTGAATCTTCTCTTACCGAATTCGCATTAAAATCTAAAGAAGACGTTGCCAAAGATCTTTTAAATTTTATCGAAGAGCAGATTTCGAAATAA
- a CDS encoding TetR/AcrR family transcriptional regulator, with protein sequence MKKKFTEKQIHILNVAEKLIAKKGFEGTSVRDISTNANINVAMISYYFGSKEKMMSYLYRYRVQKTRESFAEFAEIIREGKPEMQMKELIKYVVSQLFKFNYFHGFVTQELRHTEHLKEDLLEFYTTFTSKIDDVIKKGVASGVFTNAPKPEDILTLIVGSSLFVIRNKNFYELYVSGKEENYFEEAEKKVMANLLVTVFSLLGYHPD encoded by the coding sequence ATGAAAAAAAAATTTACCGAAAAACAAATCCATATTTTAAATGTCGCCGAAAAACTCATTGCCAAGAAAGGCTTTGAGGGAACTTCTGTACGTGATATTTCTACCAATGCCAATATTAATGTAGCGATGATTTCCTACTATTTTGGTTCAAAAGAAAAAATGATGTCTTATCTCTACCGTTATCGCGTACAGAAAACAAGAGAGAGTTTTGCAGAATTTGCAGAAATCATCAGAGAAGGCAAACCGGAAATGCAGATGAAAGAATTGATTAAATATGTGGTTAGTCAATTATTTAAGTTCAATTATTTTCATGGTTTTGTTACCCAAGAACTTCGTCATACCGAACATTTAAAAGAAGATTTATTAGAATTCTATACTACTTTCACTTCCAAAATTGATGATGTTATTAAAAAAGGAGTTGCATCTGGAGTCTTTACCAATGCACCAAAACCGGAAGATATCTTGACGCTGATTGTTGGTTCCTCGCTATTCGTTATTCGAAATAAAAACTTTTATGAATTGTATGTTTCCGGAAAAGAAGAAAATTACTTCGAAGAAGCGGAGAAAAAAGTGATGGCGAACCTTTTAGTGACTGTTTTTTCACTTTTAGGCTATCATCCGGATTAA
- a CDS encoding RNA polymerase sigma factor translates to MKILFNNKKDDLLSRLKKQEPAAQKIFYEQNVKRFLSVSKSYVSDIYQAEDCVIKAFCKIFKSIETFRSEGNLEGWARRIVVNECLNFIKSHKTVFYIDDINPAFLEEFHDEITDFDFNAQELLDQLPDAYRMVFNLYVIEGCSHQEISETLDISLSVSKTQLFRAKEKLRKIYFQQQKNLKNEYSEI, encoded by the coding sequence ATGAAAATTTTGTTCAATAATAAAAAAGATGATTTGCTAAGTCGCCTGAAAAAACAGGAACCGGCTGCGCAGAAAATCTTCTATGAACAAAATGTAAAGCGATTCTTAAGTGTGAGCAAAAGTTATGTCAGCGATATTTATCAGGCTGAAGATTGCGTGATCAAAGCGTTTTGTAAGATTTTTAAAAGTATCGAAACTTTTCGCAGCGAAGGAAATCTTGAAGGTTGGGCCAGAAGAATCGTGGTTAACGAATGTCTGAATTTTATTAAAAGCCACAAAACGGTTTTTTATATTGATGATATTAATCCGGCTTTCCTGGAAGAGTTTCATGACGAAATTACAGACTTTGATTTTAATGCACAGGAACTTTTAGACCAACTTCCGGATGCTTACCGAATGGTTTTCAACCTTTATGTCATCGAAGGTTGCTCACATCAGGAAATTTCTGAAACGCTTGACATTTCTTTATCCGTAAGTAAAACACAACTGTTTCGGGCCAAAGAGAAATTAAGAAAAATCTATTTTCAGCAACAAAAAAATTTGAAAAATGAATACTCAGAAATATAA
- a CDS encoding DUF4835 family protein, giving the protein MKQLFTIFIILFSFNLSFSQELLANVQVNTQQVSGSNMQAYKTLEKNLRDFINNTSWTGKKLQNFEKIKCNFAIVINEKSGSSNYKASIVVQAVRPVFNTTYETPLLNINDTNFSFDYTENENLVFNERQFSGKNLIDVISFYVYTILGYDGDSYKVRGGQQWFEKAQKISNNAQNQKFAGWSLMEGTRTRAALIDNMLKPDQNTLRNVYYTYHRAGLDNLGKQDQSSGKKIIADALMQLKVYENNFQMNYPVNIFIDTKKQEIFDIFYNGNNANVNMADLKALFSIFSPKDIDSKWNKWK; this is encoded by the coding sequence ATGAAGCAACTTTTTACGATATTCATCATTCTATTTTCCTTTAACTTGAGTTTTTCTCAAGAACTTTTGGCAAATGTACAGGTCAACACCCAGCAAGTAAGTGGCAGTAATATGCAGGCTTATAAAACTTTAGAAAAAAACCTACGGGATTTCATCAATAACACGAGTTGGACTGGAAAGAAATTACAAAACTTTGAAAAGATCAAATGTAATTTCGCAATTGTTATCAATGAAAAATCTGGGAGTAGCAATTACAAAGCAAGCATTGTTGTACAGGCGGTTCGTCCGGTTTTTAACACCACTTATGAAACGCCACTTTTGAATATTAATGACACCAATTTTAGTTTCGATTATACCGAAAATGAAAACCTTGTTTTCAACGAAAGACAATTTTCGGGAAAGAACTTAATTGATGTTATCAGTTTTTATGTTTATACGATTTTAGGTTACGATGGCGACAGCTACAAAGTTAGAGGCGGACAACAATGGTTTGAGAAAGCACAGAAAATTTCTAATAATGCGCAGAATCAAAAATTCGCTGGCTGGTCTTTAATGGAAGGAACGAGAACGCGCGCGGCTTTAATTGACAATATGCTGAAACCCGACCAAAACACGCTTAGGAACGTTTACTATACTTATCACCGTGCTGGTTTAGATAATCTCGGAAAACAGGATCAGTCTTCTGGTAAAAAAATTATCGCAGATGCTTTGATGCAATTGAAAGTCTATGAAAATAATTTCCAGATGAATTATCCCGTGAACATTTTCATCGATACGAAAAAGCAGGAAATCTTCGATATCTTTTATAATGGAAATAACGCTAATGTGAATATGGCAGATTTAAAAGCACTTTTCAGCATTTTCTCTCCGAAAGACATTGACAGCAAATGGAATAAGTGGAAATAA
- a CDS encoding ABC transporter ATP-binding protein, with the protein MISIQNISKIYGTKKVLHIENLVIPKGESFGLVGNNGAGKTTLFSLLLDLIEPTTGFIEIDGNKVNENENWKKKVSAFIDDTFLIGYLTPEEYFYFLGELRGQNEANVDEFLKQFADFFNGEILNAKKYVRDLSKGNQKKVGIVGALIGTPEIIVLDEPFANLDPSTQIKLKKLIKDWTKNEQVTFLISSHDLAHTTEVSNRIVLLDKGEMVKDIITTPETLQELEDFFTTSVEVLI; encoded by the coding sequence ATGATTTCAATTCAAAATATATCTAAAATTTACGGAACCAAAAAAGTTCTTCATATCGAAAACCTTGTCATTCCAAAAGGCGAAAGTTTCGGTTTGGTCGGAAATAACGGCGCCGGGAAAACAACGCTTTTCAGTCTTTTATTAGATTTGATAGAACCTACAACGGGCTTTATCGAAATCGATGGCAATAAAGTCAACGAAAATGAAAACTGGAAAAAGAAAGTTTCGGCTTTTATTGACGATACTTTTTTAATTGGATATTTAACACCGGAAGAATATTTCTATTTCTTGGGTGAACTTCGCGGACAAAACGAAGCCAACGTTGATGAATTTCTAAAACAATTCGCTGATTTTTTTAATGGTGAAATTTTAAATGCTAAAAAATACGTTCGCGATTTATCGAAAGGAAATCAGAAAAAAGTCGGAATTGTCGGCGCTTTAATTGGAACTCCGGAAATCATTGTTTTAGATGAACCGTTTGCCAACCTCGATCCTTCGACTCAAATTAAATTGAAGAAATTAATTAAAGACTGGACGAAAAATGAACAGGTGACTTTCCTAATATCAAGTCACGATCTTGCGCATACGACCGAAGTCAGCAACAGAATCGTTTTGCTGGACAAAGGTGAAATGGTAAAAGATATTATCACTACACCAGAAACCTTACAGGAACTGGAAGATTTCTTCACCACTTCGGTTGAAGTTTTAATATAA
- a CDS encoding DNA repair protein RecN, translating into MLSRIFIQNFALIDSLEITLNKGLQVITGETGAGKSIILGALRLILGERADVKSIQSSETKSIVEAEFIVNENFKTFFDENDLDFEIHTVIRREILPTGKSRAFVNDVPVTLEILKKLSEKLIDIHSQFETSNLFDEEYQFRMIDGLSKNKTLIVNYQQDFSEYKKLVKELENYKTQLSEGNKESDYKVFLLEELLEVNLDLFDLEEAQNQLSKQENAETIIENLSLIFNKMDAEEVGVLDSLLDVKTKLAKVASLSHEYSLLSQRFEEQFVEFKDFLFDLQNEADKMETSPEDLANLSEQLNKINSLFLKHKVNTVEGLKEIRDQIQNEQTGFAELEFLIEQTEKKIELAAEGLEKTSTELSQNRKKSIPNFIKKTEKLLNQLGLEKSKIEVQLSDLKNFTSFGKENIQLLFQANAGFPLKPIQTAISGGERSRVMLSIKKLMAENSELPTLILDEIDTGVSGKVAEEIGNVMKEMSENMQLIVISHLAQVAAKGNDNYKVVKREVSGKTQSTIISLNHDEKLQEIAQLLSGSKITDAAILQAKELMK; encoded by the coding sequence ATGCTTTCAAGAATATTCATTCAAAACTTCGCCCTTATAGATTCGCTCGAAATCACTTTAAACAAAGGTTTACAGGTAATTACGGGAGAAACTGGTGCGGGTAAATCAATTATTTTAGGAGCATTACGTTTAATTTTGGGCGAAAGAGCTGATGTAAAATCAATCCAAAGTTCTGAAACTAAAAGTATCGTTGAAGCCGAATTCATTGTTAATGAAAACTTCAAAACCTTCTTTGACGAAAATGATTTAGACTTTGAAATCCATACCGTTATTCGGAGAGAGATTTTGCCAACTGGAAAATCACGAGCATTTGTCAATGATGTTCCTGTTACTTTAGAAATTCTAAAAAAACTTTCCGAAAAACTAATTGATATTCATTCGCAATTTGAAACTTCAAATTTGTTTGATGAAGAATATCAGTTCCGAATGATTGACGGGCTTTCGAAAAACAAAACGTTGATTGTCAATTACCAACAAGACTTTTCCGAATATAAAAAATTGGTCAAAGAGCTTGAGAATTATAAAACTCAACTTTCTGAAGGCAATAAAGAAAGCGATTACAAAGTGTTTTTATTAGAAGAATTGCTGGAAGTTAATTTGGATCTTTTTGATTTAGAAGAAGCTCAAAATCAGTTAAGCAAACAGGAAAACGCAGAAACGATTATCGAAAATCTTTCTTTGATTTTTAATAAAATGGATGCAGAGGAAGTCGGTGTTCTTGATTCTTTGCTTGATGTTAAAACGAAATTAGCAAAAGTCGCTTCTTTGTCTCACGAATATTCCCTATTGAGTCAAAGGTTTGAAGAACAATTTGTGGAGTTTAAAGATTTCCTTTTCGATCTTCAAAACGAAGCTGACAAAATGGAAACCAGTCCAGAAGATCTTGCTAATTTGTCTGAGCAACTTAATAAAATCAATTCTTTATTTCTAAAACATAAAGTCAACACTGTTGAAGGTCTGAAAGAAATTCGTGATCAGATTCAAAACGAACAAACTGGTTTTGCAGAATTAGAATTTTTAATTGAGCAAACTGAGAAGAAAATAGAACTCGCTGCTGAAGGTTTAGAAAAAACCTCAACTGAATTATCACAGAATCGTAAAAAATCGATTCCAAATTTCATTAAAAAAACGGAGAAATTACTGAATCAATTAGGTTTAGAAAAATCGAAGATTGAAGTTCAATTATCAGATCTAAAAAATTTCACTTCATTCGGAAAAGAAAATATTCAATTGTTATTCCAGGCGAACGCAGGTTTTCCTTTAAAACCAATTCAAACTGCAATTTCCGGCGGTGAACGTTCACGAGTAATGCTTTCTATTAAAAAATTGATGGCAGAAAACTCAGAACTTCCAACTTTAATTCTGGACGAAATCGATACAGGAGTTTCTGGAAAAGTCGCTGAAGAGATTGGAAATGTGATGAAAGAAATGTCGGAGAATATGCAGTTGATCGTCATCAGTCACCTTGCACAAGTCGCTGCGAAAGGAAATGACAATTACAAGGTTGTCAAAAGAGAAGTTTCCGGGAAAACACAATCCACCATTATCTCTTTGAACCACGACGAAAAACTTCAGGAAATCGCTCAACTTCTTTCAGGTAGCAAAATTACCGATGCGGCAATTTTGCAGGCGAAAGAGTTGATGAAATAA
- a CDS encoding TlpA family protein disulfide reductase encodes MDLLVENGSQTTFRLPGNNLSALSTESQPNKGFLSYQRLQGNPEAKLEALKSLQKEFPTPTLNLFTALEEKRLLKIPEDLSAKTAARNQFFSGINLNEKGIKLMPNMYQVLYKYTTILPINNENYKANADVLLKGQNCDSENFIFYINWIFKNLEYYSQNNLNASFKYVFNKYLNDEKCIKANKTFYDQSVIKLNSLEAVPIGTVMPELEMQDFNNKTFTLSEIYAKSKYTFLMFFNPDCIHCQQQAPKVAEYFNTLKKNGVNIQTITFLNTDNQTDWRKFTDQYFKNGWLNLKSKDNNLDYLDQLQSYSNPNFFLLDQKGKVLLKSFSEQQINKLILENSVK; translated from the coding sequence ATGGATCTCCTGGTTGAAAACGGCAGTCAAACCACTTTTAGATTGCCTGGAAATAATTTATCAGCATTGTCCACAGAAAGCCAGCCAAACAAAGGCTTTCTTTCTTACCAAAGACTGCAGGGAAATCCAGAAGCGAAATTAGAGGCTTTGAAATCTCTTCAAAAAGAATTCCCGACCCCTACTCTGAATTTATTTACCGCTTTGGAAGAAAAGAGATTACTGAAAATTCCAGAAGATCTTTCAGCTAAAACCGCAGCAAGAAATCAATTTTTTAGTGGTATAAATCTGAACGAAAAAGGGATTAAGTTGATGCCCAATATGTATCAGGTTCTTTATAAATACACGACTATTCTACCTATCAACAATGAAAATTATAAAGCCAATGCAGATGTTTTATTAAAAGGTCAAAATTGTGATTCTGAAAATTTCATTTTTTATATTAACTGGATTTTTAAAAACCTGGAGTATTACAGTCAAAATAATCTGAACGCGAGTTTTAAGTATGTTTTTAATAAATATTTGAATGATGAAAAATGTATAAAAGCGAATAAAACATTCTATGATCAAAGTGTAATTAAATTAAATTCTTTAGAAGCCGTCCCAATCGGCACTGTAATGCCGGAATTGGAAATGCAGGATTTCAATAATAAAACTTTTACACTTTCCGAGATTTATGCAAAATCAAAATATACATTTCTAATGTTTTTTAATCCAGACTGCATTCACTGTCAACAACAAGCTCCGAAAGTAGCTGAGTATTTTAACACTTTGAAAAAGAACGGAGTAAATATACAGACCATTACTTTCTTAAATACTGATAATCAAACTGATTGGAGAAAATTTACAGATCAGTATTTCAAAAATGGTTGGCTTAATTTAAAAAGTAAAGACAACAATTTAGACTATCTAGATCAATTGCAGAGTTATAGTAATCCTAATTTTTTCCTTCTGGATCAAAAAGGAAAGGTATTGTTGAAAAGTTTTAGCGAACAACAAATCAATAAGTTGATTTTGGAAAATTCTGTGAAATAA
- a CDS encoding outer membrane protein assembly factor BamD, translating to MKKYLIITLAFFALSACNRQQDLALKSADKDYILKVANEKFEKKNWRDALALYERLSNLVAGTDDAPNVVYNSAYANYYDKNYKLAGHQFKNFSVTFPQDKRAEDAAYMSALCYYEGSMDYNLDQTSTDLAINEMQNFLNNYPNSEKSKNIDQLIDELTYKLEFKAYENAKQYYKMADYKAASTAFENVLDDFPSTKLRSKIYDYMLKSKYELATNSIYSLKKDRIESALAFTKQIEREVPGTDNAKTAADLQSKLLKEKEVFAELEKKVEARNKELKDKQQGDEAKLNLEKDLRNAQKQADQTRRDSAVLATPAPAATFKIKK from the coding sequence ATGAAAAAGTATTTGATTATTACACTTGCATTCTTTGCATTATCTGCCTGCAACAGGCAACAGGATTTAGCATTGAAAAGTGCAGATAAAGATTATATCTTAAAGGTAGCCAACGAAAAATTCGAAAAGAAAAATTGGAGAGACGCTTTAGCGTTATATGAAAGACTTTCGAACCTGGTAGCAGGAACCGATGACGCACCAAACGTAGTTTATAATTCAGCATATGCGAACTATTACGATAAAAACTACAAGTTAGCAGGACACCAATTCAAGAATTTCTCGGTAACATTCCCGCAAGACAAACGTGCAGAAGATGCGGCGTATATGTCGGCACTTTGTTATTACGAAGGAAGTATGGACTATAACTTAGATCAAACGAGTACGGATTTAGCAATTAATGAAATGCAGAATTTCCTTAATAACTATCCTAATTCTGAAAAATCTAAAAACATCGATCAATTGATTGATGAATTGACTTATAAATTAGAGTTTAAAGCATACGAAAACGCTAAGCAATATTACAAGATGGCTGATTATAAAGCCGCGAGTACAGCTTTTGAAAATGTATTAGATGATTTCCCGAGTACGAAATTACGTTCTAAAATCTACGACTACATGTTGAAGTCAAAATATGAATTGGCTACTAATTCAATTTACAGTTTAAAGAAAGACCGTATTGAAAGTGCTTTGGCCTTCACAAAACAAATTGAAAGAGAAGTTCCGGGAACTGATAATGCAAAAACAGCTGCTGATCTTCAGAGCAAATTATTAAAAGAAAAAGAAGTTTTTGCTGAACTTGAGAAAAAAGTAGAAGCAAGAAATAAAGAACTTAAAGACAAACAACAAGGAGACGAAGCAAAGCTTAACTTGGAGAAAGATCTGCGTAATGCTCAAAAGCAAGCTGACCAAACGCGAAGAGACAGCGCTGTCTTGGCAACTCCTGCACCAGCAGCAACTTTCAAAATCAAAAAGTAA
- a CDS encoding DNA-directed RNA polymerase subunit omega — protein sequence MSVKDSKAELSTITYDRDKIEENVGSIYEAIVVMGKRAEQINAEIRSELHNKLDEFAVHNSTLEEVFENKEQIEISKHYEKLPKPTSIAIQEWLDDEIYYRKTEERN from the coding sequence ATGAGCGTAAAAGATTCTAAAGCCGAATTAAGTACAATAACTTACGATAGAGATAAAATCGAAGAAAACGTAGGTTCTATCTACGAAGCAATCGTAGTGATGGGTAAAAGAGCAGAGCAGATCAATGCAGAAATTCGCTCTGAATTACACAATAAATTAGATGAATTCGCAGTGCACAATTCAACTCTTGAAGAAGTTTTTGAAAATAAAGAACAAATCGAGATTTCTAAGCATTACGAAAAACTTCCAAAACCAACTTCAATTGCAATTCAAGAATGGTTAGACGACGAAATCTATTACAGAAAAACTGAAGAAAGAAACTAA